GAGCTTGCCATCTCCCACAGCAACTACCTCGCCGCGCTGCGGCTTTTCCTTGGCGGTGTCCGGGATGAACAGACCGCTCTGTGTCTTTTCCTCGGCATCCGCCGGCTTGACGATCACGCGATCGCCCAACGGCTTCAAATTCATGTGCTGCCCTCCTGTTTCGATATCTGACATGACCAGAAAGCCCGGCAAGTCAGGTGAAGGTCGACTGGCGAGTTCCCGCCAGTTCATACCTCGAATTTTCGCACCCGAAAGCCGAACCTGCTAGCACTCTTTGTCTTTGAGTGCCAGCAGGAACGAATTATACCTTGCGCCGACGTGAGGTTCAATACTCTTTACCAGCTACTTTGCAACTGATATTGAGTCTGACGCGCTTAGATTATTGGTGGACGCTACTAGTCTACATTCACCGTTTTCCACAGGTCACGGAATTGCTCGTAGGTATAGGCGCTGATGACTCCGGTGCCGCCGATAACATAGCAGCCTGTGCCGTCCAAGCCCCAAGTGTTATGCCCTACACTTCCGCTTTCAGCAAAATACGCATTGACCTGCGGGTGCAACGATCCACTCGGGGTCAGTAAAATCGGGGCGCCCGCCCAATATGCAAGTGACGCCGCAGCAAACCCATCGGCGAATGCATTGCCCGAGACAATGGTAGCCAAGCTGTCAGTCATCCCTAGGTCATTGACCCCGTGTAGCGCAACATTTTTGGAAGTCTCGAATCTGTTTTCACCGGTGATTCGCGTTGCGCCAAACTCGGCATCAAGTTGATCGAGCAACGCATCACTTATAACACCCGATCCACCTACAACCATCAAATTGGTGATTCCATTGTCACGCAACCAGGTGACGGTGGTGGTCGGCACCGAATCTTTATTTGTCATCAGAATCGGCGAGGAATCCCATCCGGCAACCGGCGCCGCCGAGAGGGCGTCCGGGTAGGCGTTCCCATTGACAATGTATGCCGTTTGTGTGCCTATAAGGCTAGCCATCTCGTCAGCGATTGCTACCGCGGTATGGAAGCGATTGATGCCGCCAAGTCGCTTTACTGAGGTAACCCCCCTCATCTCCTGCAGCTTGGAAAACACATCCTCGCTGACAGCTGATCTGCCGCCTATGACATACAGATCAAGCTCATCTTCATCCCAAAACAACGATTCTGTGATGCGCGTTATCTCCGCTTTGGTTTCCCACGGCAGGGAGTCCCTGTGGGTCAGAAGTAAAACGCCGCCGCGCGATCCCGCCAGGGTCGCACCAGCGGACATGTCTGCTGGGCTGTGTCCATTCGCAATAACAATCGTATTGGGGCCATATCCGGTACCATAGTAGGAGTTTTCCGTGTTGTCCCACTGCAGGCGAGATATTGCTGCTGCGGTGGCAAACCTGTTGGGTCCCGATATGCGTCGAGCATTGCCTAATGTGATGTGCAGCTCATACGCGAACGGATAGTCTGAGATGCCCTCGATTCCCAGATAATAGGTACCGGGGAAAGTTGCCGGGTACCACAGTGATTCACTGTAGGTGGAGTCGAAATATGCATGATCGTCAACGGTTCCGAGAAGCACCATATCCTCGTCGTAAAGCCTGAGATAAGTATCCGACCAGCCTGCCACATACATCGTCTCAACCCAAATTGGCGTGCCTGTCTCGGTAATGGTTATTTTGACAAAATCAACTTCGTCCTCTTCAAGGTTGTTGGTGCCATGAAAGGTACGCTTCGACGAAAAAGTGTTGCCGTGAACAGTTGGGTTATAAACCATAGCCGTTTGTGTAGTATCGTCCGGTTCGAACCTGTCTTGA
Above is a window of Actinomycetota bacterium DNA encoding:
- a CDS encoding cell wall-binding repeat-containing protein codes for the protein MNYSLRSKVSILMVLVLVMVAVLPLAAVSAKGGVSGQGVTAQIARFDQDRFEPDDTTQTAMVYNPTVHGNTFSSKRTFHGTNNLEEDEVDFVKITITETGTPIWVETMYVAGWSDTYLRLYDEDMVLLGTVDDHAYFDSTYSESLWYPATFPGTYYLGIEGISDYPFAYELHITLGNARRISGPNRFATAAAISRLQWDNTENSYYGTGYGPNTIVIANGHSPADMSAGATLAGSRGGVLLLTHRDSLPWETKAEITRITESLFWDEDELDLYVIGGRSAVSEDVFSKLQEMRGVTSVKRLGGINRFHTAVAIADEMASLIGTQTAYIVNGNAYPDALSAAPVAGWDSSPILMTNKDSVPTTTVTWLRDNGITNLMVVGGSGVISDALLDQLDAEFGATRITGENRFETSKNVALHGVNDLGMTDSLATIVSGNAFADGFAAASLAYWAGAPILLTPSGSLHPQVNAYFAESGSVGHNTWGLDGTGCYVIGGTGVISAYTYEQFRDLWKTVNVD